One genomic region from Athalia rosae chromosome 3, iyAthRosa1.1, whole genome shotgun sequence encodes:
- the LOC105683841 gene encoding A disintegrin and metalloproteinase with thrombospondin motifs 7 isoform X2, which yields MRKFFEKMENIFYQISVMWILLVLQVALAHSTIRNNGRAVRGIYTHEGSIEEYNIATPYKVTPTGELVSHNVTHHHDHDGQEVHYRMEVAGTEYHLELKPSLEFISPGMVVESRKRGIHVRRPSKNQGSRCHYRGVIRGHEKSHVAISACDGLAGVLRGENGEFWMEPVAAMSEDRVNDGTARETAHATKTEAPGRPHLVFRRSTPTPASSGVGANAGRRRRKKRKKKHEKNCGTREPRRLTETRLEWQTQTGLVQVQGRGRRKHHPLKKWHRFKRSVSRARHVEALVVADTSMMAFHQDGDVETYLLTIMNMVSALYLDPTIGNFINVVVVRIILMEEDDGAGLNVSVNADTTLYDFCKWQQKLNPGDDSHPNHHDVAILVTREDICSRAETPCSTLGVAHVAGMCQPDRSCSVNEDNGITLAHTITHELGHNFGMYHDTEKIGCSKRDGDTLHVMTPTFEVDTVGVAWSRCSRRDITNFLDQGKGECLEDEPADNDYAYPDLPPGAMYNAEHQCRLQFGVREAAVCSPLQEICSKLWCVVDGACTSMLHPAAPGTHCGKHMWCQNQECVPIVDTPNAIDGEWGEWGDWGPCSRTCGAGVSIIERKCDHPEPAHGGKFCVGERRRYKICNTDPCPDGSPSFRSAQCTSYNGKPYKEKNYTWLPYFDQSEPCKLYCTDTDESVIVPWGESALDGTPCNVGTRDMCIAGICKKVGCDWAVDSGATEDRCGVCHGDGTQCLTTTGQYDKNEGPGYNEVVVIPAGSRNIKLEEIGNNRNYIGIGVPKSDKYFLNGKRQITLAGEYEVAGTPALYERDREREKVRIPGPIKEDIVVYLICRGHYRNFGLRYEYTVSKAAEPDRAPEYSWVFSDWTLCTVTCGGGMQMSNAYCHESKSGAVEEHFCNGTNKPDPVSRECNQKPCPARWWFGPWQMCGVTCGVGLRKRSVMCVSSGEGNESSDLALPDRDCNGEIRPEELGPCPDLPACESTSAIPLIVYTGNKENAFYNVTSNENYGITVISSLTTEKPEILEFDNVVDGNKDNSMYDTMAQWTVSDWSACWHGKRTREVSCSTSKDCDPLAKPVSAEDCRVGKWVTGRWKSCNATCLSKTGVKRRNVECRDRITNSSAKDCNPSRRPPDTRRCNVKKLCDIPLHNCKDTPDPTTCDKYSYMCNVSTVLRGACCATCSRTRRHVRHNRRHLLRE from the exons atgaggaaatttttcgaaaagatggaaaacattttttatcaaataagCGTCATGTGGATTCTACTTGTTCTGCAAGTTGCTCTGGCACATTCTACAATTCGCAACAATGGACGTGCCGTAAGAG GAATATACACGCACGAGGGGTCCATCGAGGAGTATAACATCGCAACGCCGTACAAAGTGACTCCGACCGGTGAACTTGTATCTCACAACGTGACGCACCACCACGATCACGATGGACAAGAAGTTCACTACAGAATGGAGGTGGCCGGAACGGAATATCACCTCGAACTAAAACCCTCCCTAGAATTCATATCACCCGGAATGGTGGTGGAGAGCCGAAAAAGGGGTATCCATGTTCGAAGGCCTTCAAAAAATCAGGGGAGCAGATGTCATTATCGCGGAGTTATCAGAGGCCACGAAAAATCTCACGTCGCTATTTCCGCTTGCGATGGATTG GCTGGCGTGCTCCGAGGGGAAAACGGGGAGTTCTGGATGGAACCAGTCGCCGCAATGTCCGAAGATCGAGTCAACGACGGTACGGCAAGAGAAACGGCCCACGCGACGAAGACGGAGGCCCCGGGTCGCCCGCACCTCGTATTCCGACGTTCTACGCCCACCCCTGCCTCCTCAGGGGTCGGCGCCAACGCCGGCCGCAGgcggaggaagaaaagaaagaagaaacacgAAAAAAACTGCGGCACCCGTG AACCAAGGCGACTGACGGAGACCCGGTTGGAATGGCAGACGCAGACTGGCCTAGTTCAAGTTCAAGGTCGAGGTCGTCGGAAGCACCACCCCTTAAAAAAATGGCATCGTTTCAAGCGATCCGTTAGTCGAGCCCGACACGTTGAAGCATTAGTGGTCGCGGATACTTCAATGATGGCTTTTCATCAGGACGGAGACGTCGAAACGTATTTGCTGACCATTATGAACATGGTTTCGGCGCTCTATTTGGATCCTACTATCGGAAATTTTATCAACGTCGTCGTTGTCAGGATTATACTCATGGAAGAAGATGACGGAGCG GGACTGAACGTCAGCGTGAATGCGGATACGACACTTTACGATTTTTGCAAATGGCAACAAAAATTAAACCCCGGCGACGACTCGCATCCGAATCATCACGACGTGGCGATACTGGTGACGAGGGAAGACATTTGCTCGAGAGCCGAGACACCTTGTAGCACATTGGGGGTTGCTCACGTAGCCGGCATGTGCCAACCGGACAGAAGCTGCAGCGTTAACGAAGACAATGGAATCACACTAGCGCATACCATCACCCATGAATTAGGACACAA TTTCGGGATGTACCATGACACGGAAAAAATCGGATGCAGTAAACGAGACGGAGATACTTTGCACGTCATGACACCGACATTCGAGGTAGACACCGTAGGCGTTGCCTGGTCGCGGTGTTCTCGACGGGACATTACGAACTTTTTGGA TCAAGGAAAGGGAGAGTGTCTCGAAGATGAGCCAGCGGACAATGACTACGCGTATCCGGATCTTCCGCCGGGCGCGATGTACAACGCCGAACATCAGTGCAGACTTCAATTCGGTGTTAGGGAAGCGGCCGTCTGTTCGCCGCTGCAAGAG ATCTGTTCGAAACTATGGTGCGTCGTCGATGGCGCCTGTACTTCGATGCTTCACCCCGCTGCGCCAGGAACCCACTGCGGCAAGCACATG TGGTGTCAAAATCAGGAGTGCGTTCCAATCGTGGATACGCCGAACGCGATCGATGGTGAATGGGGAGAGTGGGGAGACTGGGGTCCTTGTTCTAGAACCTGTGGGGCAGGGGTCTCTATCATTGAGAGAAAGTGCGATCATCCGGAGCCCGCACACGGTGGTAAATTCTGCGTTGGCGAGAGACGCCGCTATAAAATTTGCAACACTGACCCCTGTCCCGATGGATCGCCCAGCTTCAGAAGCGCACAGTGTACCTCCTACAACGGCAAACCTTACAAGGAAAAGAACTACACCTGGTTACCGTACTTTGATCAAA GTGAACCGTGTAAGCTCTATTGTACGGACACCGATGAAAGCGTTATTGTTCCGTGGGGTGAATCGGCACTCGATGGAACGCCGTGTAACGTTGGCACTCGAGACATGTGCATCGCCGGCATTTGCAAG aagGTCGGATGCGACTGGGCGGTGGATTCCGGTGCTACCGAAGATCGTTGCGGCGTATGTCATGGCGATGGGACTCAGTGTCTGACAACGACCGGTCAGTACGATAAAAACGAAGGTCCCGGGTACAACGAAGTCGTCGTAATCCCGGCGGGTTCGAGAAACATAAAACTCGAAGAGATCGGAAACAACAGAAATTACATCGGCATAGGTGTACCGAAGTCCGACAAGTATTTTTTGAATGGAAAACG GCAGATCACCCTAGCCGGAGAGTACGAAGTTGCGGGGACACCGGCACTGTACGAACGTGACCGGGAACGCGAGAAGGTCAGAATTCCCGGACCGATCAAGGAAGACATCGTCGTATAC TTGATTTGCAGAGGTCATTACCGCAACTTTGGCCTACGCTACGAATACACGGTTTCAAAAGCTGCCGAACCAGATCGAGCACCCGAATATTCTTGGGTATTTTCCGACTGGACGCTATGCACCGTTACCTGCGGCGGCGGTATGCAGATGTCGAACGCGTATTGTCACGAGAGTAAGAGTGGCGCCGTTGAAGAACATTTTTGCAACGGAACGAATAAACCCGATCCCGTTTCAAGGGAGTGTAATCAAAAACCGTGCCCCGCCAG GTGGTGGTTCGGCCCCTGGCAAATGTGCGGAGTAACGTGCGGGGTAGGATTGCGCAAGAGATCGGTGATGTGCGTCTCTTCCGGCGAAGGTAACGAGAGTTCGGATTTGGCTCTACCCGACCGTGACTGTAACGGTGAAATACGTCCCGAAGAACTTGGTCCATGTCCCGATCTGCCAGCGTGCGAATCGACCTCGGCGATTCCGCTGATAGTTTATACGGGCAACAAAGAAAACGCGTTCTACAATGTGACCTCGAACGAGAACTACGGTATAACAGTGATAAGCAGTCTGACCACAGAGAAACCTGAGATATTAGAGTTCGACAACGTCGTCGACGGTAACAAGGACAATTCTATGTACGACACCATGGCACAGTGGACTGTGTCGGACTGGAGTGCCTGCTGGCACGGGAAACGTACGCGTGAAGTATCCTGTTCAACATCGAAGGATTGCGACCCTCtagcgaagccggtttcggcAGAGGATTGTCGCGTTGGAAAATGGGTCACTG gaAGGTGGAAATCCTGCAACGCTACGTGCTTATCTAAAACTGGCGTTAAACGTCGCAATGTTGAATGCCGTGACCGAATAACAAACTCCTCGGCCAAGGATTGCAATCCATCCAGACGTCCGCCGGACACCAGACGCTGCAATGTGAAAAAACTATGCGACATACCCTTGCATA ATTGTAAGGACACCCCCGACCCAACGACTTGTGACAAATACAGTTACATGTGCAACGTATCTACAGTACTCAGAGGAGCATGCTGTGCAACTTGTTCGCGTACGCGAAGACACGTACGCCATAATCGGCGTCATTTGTTACGAGAATAA
- the LOC105683841 gene encoding A disintegrin and metalloproteinase with thrombospondin motifs 7 isoform X1 has product MRKFFEKMENIFYQISVMWILLVLQVALAHSTIRNNGRAVRGIYTHEGSIEEYNIATPYKVTPTGELVSHNVTHHHDHDGQEVHYRMEVAGTEYHLELKPSLEFISPGMVVESRKRGIHVRRPSKNQGSRCHYRGVIRGHEKSHVAISACDGLAGVLRGENGEFWMEPVAAMSEDRVNDGTARETAHATKTEAPGRPHLVFRRSTPTPASSGVGANAGRRRRKKRKKKHEKNCGTREPRRLTETRLEWQTQTGLVQVQGRGRRKHHPLKKWHRFKRSVSRARHVEALVVADTSMMAFHQDGDVETYLLTIMNMVSALYLDPTIGNFINVVVVRIILMEEDDGAQGLNVSVNADTTLYDFCKWQQKLNPGDDSHPNHHDVAILVTREDICSRAETPCSTLGVAHVAGMCQPDRSCSVNEDNGITLAHTITHELGHNFGMYHDTEKIGCSKRDGDTLHVMTPTFEVDTVGVAWSRCSRRDITNFLDQGKGECLEDEPADNDYAYPDLPPGAMYNAEHQCRLQFGVREAAVCSPLQEICSKLWCVVDGACTSMLHPAAPGTHCGKHMWCQNQECVPIVDTPNAIDGEWGEWGDWGPCSRTCGAGVSIIERKCDHPEPAHGGKFCVGERRRYKICNTDPCPDGSPSFRSAQCTSYNGKPYKEKNYTWLPYFDQSEPCKLYCTDTDESVIVPWGESALDGTPCNVGTRDMCIAGICKKVGCDWAVDSGATEDRCGVCHGDGTQCLTTTGQYDKNEGPGYNEVVVIPAGSRNIKLEEIGNNRNYIGIGVPKSDKYFLNGKRQITLAGEYEVAGTPALYERDREREKVRIPGPIKEDIVVYLICRGHYRNFGLRYEYTVSKAAEPDRAPEYSWVFSDWTLCTVTCGGGMQMSNAYCHESKSGAVEEHFCNGTNKPDPVSRECNQKPCPARWWFGPWQMCGVTCGVGLRKRSVMCVSSGEGNESSDLALPDRDCNGEIRPEELGPCPDLPACESTSAIPLIVYTGNKENAFYNVTSNENYGITVISSLTTEKPEILEFDNVVDGNKDNSMYDTMAQWTVSDWSACWHGKRTREVSCSTSKDCDPLAKPVSAEDCRVGKWVTGRWKSCNATCLSKTGVKRRNVECRDRITNSSAKDCNPSRRPPDTRRCNVKKLCDIPLHNCKDTPDPTTCDKYSYMCNVSTVLRGACCATCSRTRRHVRHNRRHLLRE; this is encoded by the exons atgaggaaatttttcgaaaagatggaaaacattttttatcaaataagCGTCATGTGGATTCTACTTGTTCTGCAAGTTGCTCTGGCACATTCTACAATTCGCAACAATGGACGTGCCGTAAGAG GAATATACACGCACGAGGGGTCCATCGAGGAGTATAACATCGCAACGCCGTACAAAGTGACTCCGACCGGTGAACTTGTATCTCACAACGTGACGCACCACCACGATCACGATGGACAAGAAGTTCACTACAGAATGGAGGTGGCCGGAACGGAATATCACCTCGAACTAAAACCCTCCCTAGAATTCATATCACCCGGAATGGTGGTGGAGAGCCGAAAAAGGGGTATCCATGTTCGAAGGCCTTCAAAAAATCAGGGGAGCAGATGTCATTATCGCGGAGTTATCAGAGGCCACGAAAAATCTCACGTCGCTATTTCCGCTTGCGATGGATTG GCTGGCGTGCTCCGAGGGGAAAACGGGGAGTTCTGGATGGAACCAGTCGCCGCAATGTCCGAAGATCGAGTCAACGACGGTACGGCAAGAGAAACGGCCCACGCGACGAAGACGGAGGCCCCGGGTCGCCCGCACCTCGTATTCCGACGTTCTACGCCCACCCCTGCCTCCTCAGGGGTCGGCGCCAACGCCGGCCGCAGgcggaggaagaaaagaaagaagaaacacgAAAAAAACTGCGGCACCCGTG AACCAAGGCGACTGACGGAGACCCGGTTGGAATGGCAGACGCAGACTGGCCTAGTTCAAGTTCAAGGTCGAGGTCGTCGGAAGCACCACCCCTTAAAAAAATGGCATCGTTTCAAGCGATCCGTTAGTCGAGCCCGACACGTTGAAGCATTAGTGGTCGCGGATACTTCAATGATGGCTTTTCATCAGGACGGAGACGTCGAAACGTATTTGCTGACCATTATGAACATGGTTTCGGCGCTCTATTTGGATCCTACTATCGGAAATTTTATCAACGTCGTCGTTGTCAGGATTATACTCATGGAAGAAGATGACGGAGCG CAGGGACTGAACGTCAGCGTGAATGCGGATACGACACTTTACGATTTTTGCAAATGGCAACAAAAATTAAACCCCGGCGACGACTCGCATCCGAATCATCACGACGTGGCGATACTGGTGACGAGGGAAGACATTTGCTCGAGAGCCGAGACACCTTGTAGCACATTGGGGGTTGCTCACGTAGCCGGCATGTGCCAACCGGACAGAAGCTGCAGCGTTAACGAAGACAATGGAATCACACTAGCGCATACCATCACCCATGAATTAGGACACAA TTTCGGGATGTACCATGACACGGAAAAAATCGGATGCAGTAAACGAGACGGAGATACTTTGCACGTCATGACACCGACATTCGAGGTAGACACCGTAGGCGTTGCCTGGTCGCGGTGTTCTCGACGGGACATTACGAACTTTTTGGA TCAAGGAAAGGGAGAGTGTCTCGAAGATGAGCCAGCGGACAATGACTACGCGTATCCGGATCTTCCGCCGGGCGCGATGTACAACGCCGAACATCAGTGCAGACTTCAATTCGGTGTTAGGGAAGCGGCCGTCTGTTCGCCGCTGCAAGAG ATCTGTTCGAAACTATGGTGCGTCGTCGATGGCGCCTGTACTTCGATGCTTCACCCCGCTGCGCCAGGAACCCACTGCGGCAAGCACATG TGGTGTCAAAATCAGGAGTGCGTTCCAATCGTGGATACGCCGAACGCGATCGATGGTGAATGGGGAGAGTGGGGAGACTGGGGTCCTTGTTCTAGAACCTGTGGGGCAGGGGTCTCTATCATTGAGAGAAAGTGCGATCATCCGGAGCCCGCACACGGTGGTAAATTCTGCGTTGGCGAGAGACGCCGCTATAAAATTTGCAACACTGACCCCTGTCCCGATGGATCGCCCAGCTTCAGAAGCGCACAGTGTACCTCCTACAACGGCAAACCTTACAAGGAAAAGAACTACACCTGGTTACCGTACTTTGATCAAA GTGAACCGTGTAAGCTCTATTGTACGGACACCGATGAAAGCGTTATTGTTCCGTGGGGTGAATCGGCACTCGATGGAACGCCGTGTAACGTTGGCACTCGAGACATGTGCATCGCCGGCATTTGCAAG aagGTCGGATGCGACTGGGCGGTGGATTCCGGTGCTACCGAAGATCGTTGCGGCGTATGTCATGGCGATGGGACTCAGTGTCTGACAACGACCGGTCAGTACGATAAAAACGAAGGTCCCGGGTACAACGAAGTCGTCGTAATCCCGGCGGGTTCGAGAAACATAAAACTCGAAGAGATCGGAAACAACAGAAATTACATCGGCATAGGTGTACCGAAGTCCGACAAGTATTTTTTGAATGGAAAACG GCAGATCACCCTAGCCGGAGAGTACGAAGTTGCGGGGACACCGGCACTGTACGAACGTGACCGGGAACGCGAGAAGGTCAGAATTCCCGGACCGATCAAGGAAGACATCGTCGTATAC TTGATTTGCAGAGGTCATTACCGCAACTTTGGCCTACGCTACGAATACACGGTTTCAAAAGCTGCCGAACCAGATCGAGCACCCGAATATTCTTGGGTATTTTCCGACTGGACGCTATGCACCGTTACCTGCGGCGGCGGTATGCAGATGTCGAACGCGTATTGTCACGAGAGTAAGAGTGGCGCCGTTGAAGAACATTTTTGCAACGGAACGAATAAACCCGATCCCGTTTCAAGGGAGTGTAATCAAAAACCGTGCCCCGCCAG GTGGTGGTTCGGCCCCTGGCAAATGTGCGGAGTAACGTGCGGGGTAGGATTGCGCAAGAGATCGGTGATGTGCGTCTCTTCCGGCGAAGGTAACGAGAGTTCGGATTTGGCTCTACCCGACCGTGACTGTAACGGTGAAATACGTCCCGAAGAACTTGGTCCATGTCCCGATCTGCCAGCGTGCGAATCGACCTCGGCGATTCCGCTGATAGTTTATACGGGCAACAAAGAAAACGCGTTCTACAATGTGACCTCGAACGAGAACTACGGTATAACAGTGATAAGCAGTCTGACCACAGAGAAACCTGAGATATTAGAGTTCGACAACGTCGTCGACGGTAACAAGGACAATTCTATGTACGACACCATGGCACAGTGGACTGTGTCGGACTGGAGTGCCTGCTGGCACGGGAAACGTACGCGTGAAGTATCCTGTTCAACATCGAAGGATTGCGACCCTCtagcgaagccggtttcggcAGAGGATTGTCGCGTTGGAAAATGGGTCACTG gaAGGTGGAAATCCTGCAACGCTACGTGCTTATCTAAAACTGGCGTTAAACGTCGCAATGTTGAATGCCGTGACCGAATAACAAACTCCTCGGCCAAGGATTGCAATCCATCCAGACGTCCGCCGGACACCAGACGCTGCAATGTGAAAAAACTATGCGACATACCCTTGCATA ATTGTAAGGACACCCCCGACCCAACGACTTGTGACAAATACAGTTACATGTGCAACGTATCTACAGTACTCAGAGGAGCATGCTGTGCAACTTGTTCGCGTACGCGAAGACACGTACGCCATAATCGGCGTCATTTGTTACGAGAATAA
- the LOC105683841 gene encoding A disintegrin and metalloproteinase with thrombospondin motifs 7 isoform X4 codes for MFEGLQKIRGADVIIAELSEATKNLTSLFPLAMDWLACSEGKTGSSGWNQSPQCPKIESTTVRQEKRPTRRRRRPRVARTSYSDVLRPPLPPQGSAPTPAAGGGRKERRNTKKTAAPVVRSNRRLEPRRLTETRLEWQTQTGLVQVQGRGRRKHHPLKKWHRFKRSVSRARHVEALVVADTSMMAFHQDGDVETYLLTIMNMVSALYLDPTIGNFINVVVVRIILMEEDDGAQGLNVSVNADTTLYDFCKWQQKLNPGDDSHPNHHDVAILVTREDICSRAETPCSTLGVAHVAGMCQPDRSCSVNEDNGITLAHTITHELGHNFGMYHDTEKIGCSKRDGDTLHVMTPTFEVDTVGVAWSRCSRRDITNFLDQGKGECLEDEPADNDYAYPDLPPGAMYNAEHQCRLQFGVREAAVCSPLQEICSKLWCVVDGACTSMLHPAAPGTHCGKHMWCQNQECVPIVDTPNAIDGEWGEWGDWGPCSRTCGAGVSIIERKCDHPEPAHGGKFCVGERRRYKICNTDPCPDGSPSFRSAQCTSYNGKPYKEKNYTWLPYFDQSEPCKLYCTDTDESVIVPWGESALDGTPCNVGTRDMCIAGICKKVGCDWAVDSGATEDRCGVCHGDGTQCLTTTGQYDKNEGPGYNEVVVIPAGSRNIKLEEIGNNRNYIGIGVPKSDKYFLNGKRQITLAGEYEVAGTPALYERDREREKVRIPGPIKEDIVVYLICRGHYRNFGLRYEYTVSKAAEPDRAPEYSWVFSDWTLCTVTCGGGMQMSNAYCHESKSGAVEEHFCNGTNKPDPVSRECNQKPCPARWWFGPWQMCGVTCGVGLRKRSVMCVSSGEGNESSDLALPDRDCNGEIRPEELGPCPDLPACESTSAIPLIVYTGNKENAFYNVTSNENYGITVISSLTTEKPEILEFDNVVDGNKDNSMYDTMAQWTVSDWSACWHGKRTREVSCSTSKDCDPLAKPVSAEDCRVGKWVTGRWKSCNATCLSKTGVKRRNVECRDRITNSSAKDCNPSRRPPDTRRCNVKKLCDIPLHNCKDTPDPTTCDKYSYMCNVSTVLRGACCATCSRTRRHVRHNRRHLLRE; via the exons ATGTTCGAAGGCCTTCAAAAAATCAGGGGAGCAGATGTCATTATCGCGGAGTTATCAGAGGCCACGAAAAATCTCACGTCGCTATTTCCGCTTGCGATGGATTG GCTGGCGTGCTCCGAGGGGAAAACGGGGAGTTCTGGATGGAACCAGTCGCCGCAATGTCCGAAGATCGAGTCAACGACGGTACGGCAAGAGAAACGGCCCACGCGACGAAGACGGAGGCCCCGGGTCGCCCGCACCTCGTATTCCGACGTTCTACGCCCACCCCTGCCTCCTCAGGGGTCGGCGCCAACGCCGGCCGCAGgcggaggaagaaaagaaagaagaaacacgAAAAAAACTGCGGCACCCGTGGTGAGATCTAATAGACGCCTCG AACCAAGGCGACTGACGGAGACCCGGTTGGAATGGCAGACGCAGACTGGCCTAGTTCAAGTTCAAGGTCGAGGTCGTCGGAAGCACCACCCCTTAAAAAAATGGCATCGTTTCAAGCGATCCGTTAGTCGAGCCCGACACGTTGAAGCATTAGTGGTCGCGGATACTTCAATGATGGCTTTTCATCAGGACGGAGACGTCGAAACGTATTTGCTGACCATTATGAACATGGTTTCGGCGCTCTATTTGGATCCTACTATCGGAAATTTTATCAACGTCGTCGTTGTCAGGATTATACTCATGGAAGAAGATGACGGAGCG CAGGGACTGAACGTCAGCGTGAATGCGGATACGACACTTTACGATTTTTGCAAATGGCAACAAAAATTAAACCCCGGCGACGACTCGCATCCGAATCATCACGACGTGGCGATACTGGTGACGAGGGAAGACATTTGCTCGAGAGCCGAGACACCTTGTAGCACATTGGGGGTTGCTCACGTAGCCGGCATGTGCCAACCGGACAGAAGCTGCAGCGTTAACGAAGACAATGGAATCACACTAGCGCATACCATCACCCATGAATTAGGACACAA TTTCGGGATGTACCATGACACGGAAAAAATCGGATGCAGTAAACGAGACGGAGATACTTTGCACGTCATGACACCGACATTCGAGGTAGACACCGTAGGCGTTGCCTGGTCGCGGTGTTCTCGACGGGACATTACGAACTTTTTGGA TCAAGGAAAGGGAGAGTGTCTCGAAGATGAGCCAGCGGACAATGACTACGCGTATCCGGATCTTCCGCCGGGCGCGATGTACAACGCCGAACATCAGTGCAGACTTCAATTCGGTGTTAGGGAAGCGGCCGTCTGTTCGCCGCTGCAAGAG ATCTGTTCGAAACTATGGTGCGTCGTCGATGGCGCCTGTACTTCGATGCTTCACCCCGCTGCGCCAGGAACCCACTGCGGCAAGCACATG TGGTGTCAAAATCAGGAGTGCGTTCCAATCGTGGATACGCCGAACGCGATCGATGGTGAATGGGGAGAGTGGGGAGACTGGGGTCCTTGTTCTAGAACCTGTGGGGCAGGGGTCTCTATCATTGAGAGAAAGTGCGATCATCCGGAGCCCGCACACGGTGGTAAATTCTGCGTTGGCGAGAGACGCCGCTATAAAATTTGCAACACTGACCCCTGTCCCGATGGATCGCCCAGCTTCAGAAGCGCACAGTGTACCTCCTACAACGGCAAACCTTACAAGGAAAAGAACTACACCTGGTTACCGTACTTTGATCAAA GTGAACCGTGTAAGCTCTATTGTACGGACACCGATGAAAGCGTTATTGTTCCGTGGGGTGAATCGGCACTCGATGGAACGCCGTGTAACGTTGGCACTCGAGACATGTGCATCGCCGGCATTTGCAAG aagGTCGGATGCGACTGGGCGGTGGATTCCGGTGCTACCGAAGATCGTTGCGGCGTATGTCATGGCGATGGGACTCAGTGTCTGACAACGACCGGTCAGTACGATAAAAACGAAGGTCCCGGGTACAACGAAGTCGTCGTAATCCCGGCGGGTTCGAGAAACATAAAACTCGAAGAGATCGGAAACAACAGAAATTACATCGGCATAGGTGTACCGAAGTCCGACAAGTATTTTTTGAATGGAAAACG GCAGATCACCCTAGCCGGAGAGTACGAAGTTGCGGGGACACCGGCACTGTACGAACGTGACCGGGAACGCGAGAAGGTCAGAATTCCCGGACCGATCAAGGAAGACATCGTCGTATAC TTGATTTGCAGAGGTCATTACCGCAACTTTGGCCTACGCTACGAATACACGGTTTCAAAAGCTGCCGAACCAGATCGAGCACCCGAATATTCTTGGGTATTTTCCGACTGGACGCTATGCACCGTTACCTGCGGCGGCGGTATGCAGATGTCGAACGCGTATTGTCACGAGAGTAAGAGTGGCGCCGTTGAAGAACATTTTTGCAACGGAACGAATAAACCCGATCCCGTTTCAAGGGAGTGTAATCAAAAACCGTGCCCCGCCAG GTGGTGGTTCGGCCCCTGGCAAATGTGCGGAGTAACGTGCGGGGTAGGATTGCGCAAGAGATCGGTGATGTGCGTCTCTTCCGGCGAAGGTAACGAGAGTTCGGATTTGGCTCTACCCGACCGTGACTGTAACGGTGAAATACGTCCCGAAGAACTTGGTCCATGTCCCGATCTGCCAGCGTGCGAATCGACCTCGGCGATTCCGCTGATAGTTTATACGGGCAACAAAGAAAACGCGTTCTACAATGTGACCTCGAACGAGAACTACGGTATAACAGTGATAAGCAGTCTGACCACAGAGAAACCTGAGATATTAGAGTTCGACAACGTCGTCGACGGTAACAAGGACAATTCTATGTACGACACCATGGCACAGTGGACTGTGTCGGACTGGAGTGCCTGCTGGCACGGGAAACGTACGCGTGAAGTATCCTGTTCAACATCGAAGGATTGCGACCCTCtagcgaagccggtttcggcAGAGGATTGTCGCGTTGGAAAATGGGTCACTG gaAGGTGGAAATCCTGCAACGCTACGTGCTTATCTAAAACTGGCGTTAAACGTCGCAATGTTGAATGCCGTGACCGAATAACAAACTCCTCGGCCAAGGATTGCAATCCATCCAGACGTCCGCCGGACACCAGACGCTGCAATGTGAAAAAACTATGCGACATACCCTTGCATA ATTGTAAGGACACCCCCGACCCAACGACTTGTGACAAATACAGTTACATGTGCAACGTATCTACAGTACTCAGAGGAGCATGCTGTGCAACTTGTTCGCGTACGCGAAGACACGTACGCCATAATCGGCGTCATTTGTTACGAGAATAA